The DNA segment gttttttttttaatattagattgcaacaacaacaaccacaaaaacaTTGGCAAACAagagcacaaaaaagggaaggaaaaactaTAACTCTACCAACCCCTTCTCCCCTATGGCGAAAGACACTGGCAGCTGGTGCGGTCAGGCTGTGGGTGCAGATTTGTTACACCGGCTTACACACCTACACCGTCAGCCCTACCCCGAGATCTGAGTTGAGCGATggagtgcacacacacacacggggaggGGTGTGATTTGAAATGGGAAAGTGGACGAAACGAACGCCCGCTTTGGCAGCATAATGGCACAACAACGGGCGAGAACACCGACCGATCGACCGACTGACCGTCGCTCAAAACTGGACCAGTTTTCGTGCAGACCGTCGTACCACGGGCAGCACGGGTTGCTGCGATTGGCATTGAATCGTGGTTTTGGTAGCgcaggcaacagcagcagttaGCGCCTACTATGACGATGGAGTAGGGCGAACAGACGCGCCGAACGACCCAACGGTCAACCTCAGTGGCTTCATCCTCAGCGATCGAGTTGAGTGATCGTTCCGTAGTACGCGGACCAATCTTCAGCCCATGTTCTGCGCCCTGTCCTGTGACGTGAAAGGGGTTCAAACAAGGCGTTTCGTAATAAGCACGGCACGGCAGCGTAGTACAACAACCTGTATCACACGCGTTCCTGCTGTTGGACGTCATTCGGCGTCTTCGTCGTGGGTGCCAGCGAATGGCGAGTATCAACACACATTAAACAGTTACAAGGTTGTTTTGGTGGAGTATAGTTTTTGcggaacacacatacaaacacataaacacacacacagagagcatAGCCATTCACTTACTTTCGAGGTTCAAATTCGTACACTACCGCTTGCCGGGGTAGTGCTGCTGACGGGCCGGGAACGTACTGAAATAGTCGCCCGGTAGCACAGGCACAGACGCAAAAGCAAACGTGGAGttggaaacaaacacaccaaaaagaacaaacacaaaccttAGGTTTGGCCAGCCATCGAAAACATGGTTACAATTTGGCAAGCAAGAAATCTGATCTGGTTTTCTTGATCTGgccataccaccaccaccaccgccactacCACCGGGGCCACCGGAGAAAGGCCACCCCTCGGTAGGAGCACTGGGTGGAGAACGCACGCTGGAAGAAGGTTTCCCTTTCCTCGCTCGTTTTGGGGCGGCTTGGACAAGGAGAAAAGCTCCTACACACCTTACCACGACCAAGGTCCTGTGCCGGTTCGCGCAGTGGACGTTTGATGGTGGAGGCATCTGCGGGCAGGTTGTTTGATTTATGGACGGACAGATTCCTAAACCAATTTGCTGCAGCTGGATGTTGAAGTGGGTGAATGGACAAAGCAAAGTTTACTGACTGTACAAAAGGGCCTCTCGGCCTGTGCTCGTCTTACTGCACACATTGAAGCAAATACAATGATGAATTGTGCCATGGGACATCATTAAGAGCTTTGGTTTACATTATGTTGCAAGATATGCTGCTTTAGCTGACGCTGCGATGGCCTTGATGTTTAATACGGTTCAACCTGATGCGGAAGTGGTATTGTGATCGATCGTTTGAAAGTTGTTGCTAGTAGCTCAAGTTACTCtaacacacagacgcacacagaAACCATCTAGCAGGTGTCTGCTTCCGGGCGTTGAAGTTGGTGTGGTTAAGCTGGTTCCATTTGGGTGTCATTGAACTTCAGAACCGCGGGGTCTCTAGTATACGATCCGCAAATGGCACAAAACCATTCTTGATGAGGCATGGATCCGTTATTCAACCATTGTATAGAGCATTCTTCTGCTAGCATATCCGATCGGCCATGCAGAATCTTTAAGCTTGATCATCACCAGAACACATTGGCCGAAGATGGCGCGGAACCTCAAATCGGGAATTTCAATTTACGATTAAAACTCAAATTTTGTACGTTCTACTAATGTTCTGGAGTTAAAGAGATTATCtcttaatgtaaaaaaaaacgttgttCGTAAGAAAATATGTCCCGGAGAGCAAAATTCTTCTACCACTTCAAGGATTTTGTCTTCAACTAACACTCCACTTCTCAAGCTGGTTGTATCACAGCAGAGCTTGGAATGGTATACAGGGACTTTGCCTACTCTTGACATCTTAACGGTATCGACCATGTTAGGTCCCATCTGATAACAACCTAACGCCAAGTAAAGGAATTCGAGAAAGCTAATAACAGTGAAAGCGTTCCAATTGCAGGCTGTTCTATTTccaaatttatttgttataATGAAGATCACCTATACATTTTAAGCTTTATCTTCCGGCCAGGAAGCACCAAATCCATACCAAGGGGCCAAACACGTTCATTTGCATTCTGGTGCGTGTACCTCCGAGTGTCCTCTGGTTGCACTCCAAAAAGTTGCATCCATTTCAATTTAACACACCATTGCTACATGCTCCATGTTCGCACCGAATGCCATTGCACGGTAGCACGCAAACATTTGACCTAAACCTGCAAACCTAGTAAAAAAACAGTTTGCCGCACTACGAAATGCACcgcagcacacacagcacagcgtGTGCCCTTGGCGTCTTGGTCAGCCGGTCCAGGTTTGGCCAAAAAGTTCCACCCCAAAGCTCCAACTATTACTAAATTGCGGCTTGCCGCcgtgcacgaaaaaaaaaccgaggtGACCGTGCGATGGCAATTTCACGCGCCCAGATGGAAGGAGATCTCCGGTGCATTTCACGAACTGACCGCTGACGATGGGCGCAACTGGAACTGAACGTCCATGCCGCTGTTTTCCTTTTGGGACAGGCTTTTTGTGTGGCTTTCTCCCTCGCCCCTCTCTACACCTCTTTCCCAATGTTTTCCTCCGATCGTGCTTCCGCGCCAAGTGGATTGGTTTGCGTAGTCGGGCGTGTATAATTTTCACCGCGGAGACAAATGAAGGTTGTTGAAAGATACGAAAGATTCGGTTAGGAAATGCTGCCACTCACCCCATTTCTGGCCAGCTTCGGTTGGTTTGCACATTTTTCTTGCAAGAAAAATCAACCATGTCCGCTGTTGTGGCAGCGGTTGGGGCTCAAACCGACCGGCCGAAATTAGGTCATAGGGAAATGGATGCACTTGGTAGTTGCAGCTCTCGCGTGCCATGTGATTCAAAGGCCAGTCCAGAACATTTccaagaaataaaaatgtatttaaaaaggCCTCACAGCTGGGTAAAAGAACAAACTGTCGGCGAGCGTGGAAGAATAAGGGGCGCACCGCCGGCAACATGTGGCTGCCAAAGGGAAGGTGCTGCAGAAAAGTGCATCGGTCAggcaaatgaatgaatgtgtgTTGCAACACGCTAGTACCGGTGGGAAATGCACATTTATAAAGCTCAGCGAAAACACTCCACTGCGTAAATGAGTCCgtttgtatgcgtgtgtgtgagtttagCTTACCAActgtaatttattatttttatagtgtatgtttttattgtttaaaagtGCACCAAGCttgctgttttatttgctaTAATGTAACCGCCCAGTACACACAATATCACTGTCCAAATCGACTCGCGAGCTGGCTGGTGTCGAACGGCAAACACTTCAATTGAGTGCTGTTAGTTGCAAAGGATTCTAGCGGACTATTACGTGAGTCAGGTTTGAGATAACGAGCGAACCACAGCATTATCTCAATTTCAGGCCACGTTAATCGAATAAACGGGTTCCAGTTCATCCACGCGCGAACTGAGCATCGCTGCAACTGAGCACAGAACGGCCAGCATCAGAACGCCCCTTAATGCAGCCCCCGGGTGATTGCTCAATTTCCTTTCCCATTTTCGTTTCCTGTAACGGTTATGCTCGGTACTGCATTATCGGGTTTAGAGAGCTGTCTATCGtcttgtttttccttttctttcgaaGCTTCATTCGTTCGCTCTAGTAGAATGCAGCCACACCATCCGGGGGAGCATAAGGAGCATAAATTGAACTGAATTGATACCAATCATCCTAAATGTCCACCGGCCAGTAGTAAGGGGCGTGCGCTCGGTTCCATTGCCGGTTTGAGGATGTTCAAAACATTGAAGCCAGCAACGTCAGGTTTCCTTGCGAGACAAAACAGTTCAATTGATAGacaaaatcatttatttaatatgCCATTTTCTTGCATCCTGCCTGCTGCTTGCGAGCACCACAGAACCCCCAACAAACCTAACCCACCATGCATGCACCGATACCCCCTTTAACTGCATCAACCCTTAAGCCTAATGCTTGCGGCTTCGTTGGGCCAACCAAGCGAGCGAATCGTCCAACCCCCGTTACGTCGACCACATATAGAAGTACGTCTCCTGCCAGTGCGGAATGTAGGAAAGTATGAGCCGCGCAATGCTGCCCGTCAGTGGCACGTTGTTCCCGATGCCGTTCAGCAGGCACGCGATCTTGTCGTGCGTGTAGCGATCGTAGAACGGTGACCGCATCAGGTACAGCAGCATCGATACACACCTTCGCGACAGTTCCACCCGCTGGTCCTTCGAGAGCACTTCGCGATTCTTGTAGTACATCCGCAGGCTGGCACTGTCCAGCGCCAGCGCGATCAGGTAGCTGGTCCAGCTTCTCGTCCCAAACTTTCTCATGCTCGCCAGATGGATGAGTGGTTTGGCAATGTAGAGCATCTCGGCCGACACAAGAAACTTCCCACCGTACACGGCCGGCTGGTGAGAAGAGCTCCCCGTTGCAGGCGGTTTCCACGATCGTGACGTCAGCGAAGGTGAACAGTTCACTTTGCGCATCACGCGCCCCGAACGCTTCAGCACGATGGCAGAACTTCCGTCGGCCAGATTGTCACGGAATGATGCATTGTCCGATTGGGGATGATCATGGTGGTGGTTGtctgtttgtattgttttgcgATTCAGCGCTGGAATCGGTGGGTTGCGAATGATTTTCGTATTTTGGCAAAATAGCGTTAGAATCAGTCTGCCTATGCATCTGCAAAGGTAACAGCGTAGGTAAGAGAATGGTAAGCGCTTTGGATGTTTTGTGATAAGCGGCCACTTACTTTATCGTTTGTATGACAACGATGAAAAACCATCGCCCGCTCGTGCCCCAGACTTTATGGGCGGACAGCTCTATAAACACTTCACAGTACTCCAGCGTCGTGAGCAGCACATTCAGGTGCCGTTCTAGGGGTTGTGTGTCGTCAGGCGTTTTTTTACTCGCCTTCTCGATTATACGGTCGTTGAAAAACACCAGCAAGTTGGACAGGGAGTACACCAGCTCCGAGACGGCGGAAGAGTTGTTAATTTTGCCTGCAAAACAAGACCAATTGCATTCCGGAACAGGCGTAGCAGGAGCGGGCTAACTTaccagccacaaagtacgaaaGCCACTTGACCGTCAGTTCAACGTCCGCCAGGGCGGACGGATTACCCGATACCCATTTCACGTATCGTTCGTAGAGGTTCTGCACCTCGGCCAAGGGAGACGACATGGCGGATCGGTTCGAACGTGGTTCGGGCGATGGGATCAAAGGTGACCAGCACTTATCATGCAGATTTGCGCACACGTTCAACACCGCAGCATATCACAGTTATCTTTACCAGGTGGCCAATGTTTTCCTGCCCGTTTCCGTTTTTAGTACGTTCGCAATGTTTATCTTTCGCAACGCAATATGTCAAAGGGACGGCAAGCAACCATCATACATGAGGCCGTATTGAGACTACCGATCGATAGCAAACGATCGAAAACGGTCGATTGAGCGGAACATTGTTTCCGCAAATTGCTGATCTTTTGATTGGCAAAGTAGCGATcataatttcattaatttttacgGAGTTATAGTTTTCCAACAAAACGTACCTTCTATGCTTGGCTGCTTTTATCACATTTCTGTCGATTCGCTGTCGCTCGAATCCACCACGGCAGTACTCAACCCACGCGCATATACGCCCGCTGTCATTGAACTTATCGTTTATATCGTTTTTTCTTCGCTGCAGCTTTTCTTATTATTTGCGagttattattatcattattatcacGTTATATTCGGATCGGTTGGATGGTACAGGTGCGTGCGTATTTAAATGCAATTGAATTAAATGCCCGCAAGGGAACACCCGAACTGTGAACCGTGATCCGCAGTGCAAAGGTCGACCGTAGTTAGCGCAACCGTACTTACGTTCGGCtgggtgcgtgcgtgcgtgcgggAACATCGCTGCTGGTGTGGATTGCATGGGCCCGTCGTCTGCTGCTGTCAGAACGGGGTTTGCAAAATTCATACCACGACTAGGCGACGACTGTGCTGTAGCTTGTTGTAGTGGGGGCCTCACAGCAAACACGGTCCCACATTTCGCGTGTACCCGCGGTGTATTGTCGGCAGCATTCTAAAGCGCTTTTGCTTCTTCGCCTCCCTTGCTCTACCACACAGAAAACGTGCACGGCCGACGAGTTTAGCCACTGCTTCTACGTGTTCTTCGCCGTACGCCTGCCTCCTGGTTCCCGTGGTTTGCCGAGTGTTGGATTCATCTAGCCGACCGGAGTTGTTTGCTGACGGTACGAAAGCGACACAAACACCGCAAAATGCCTTCCAGTGACCCGTTGCCACCGAAGGAAAGTGCCCTGTTCCGCAAGATACTGGTAAGTAGGGTTGCCGGAACGGCGCACCTAATTGGAGGAAACGTTTCGGGGCTGCCAAACGTGGGGTCAAATCAAAGCAGTCCACCGTAAtcggtgtgtgagtgaaaCAGTGATagcgtgtgtgagtgcaagCGGTCGctagaaagagacagagagggcGAGGGCGAGAAAAGTGAACCGTTTTTTGCGATGAAGCTAGCCGTATAGtgtgaataattattttaaaatacaacTTAAAGAGTTGTTATGGAAGGAACAGTGCACTGCTGGCGGCTGTGGCGTATTGATAAATGTGCGATTTtagtaaaatttgttttgagtTTGGTGTTGCAGTGCACGGTGCCGTATTTTGTGTACATAACCTCAACATTGACCGTCGGCTGTCAAAACCAACACTGAATATGGAGCTAAAAGATTCCAAACCGGAATTTAATATGAGCTATGGAGTTTGGTATGGGAACAGCTTTGCAAAGCGATTCATGGACACTAgtatttgattgaaaaaacaaaacaatcttaTTAGAGCGCCCCAGCGTTTCCTCTGGCGTAAAGACAAATGCGATGAGATATGAGGTTCTAagtgcagcaacaacacattCAACACCACTTTCCCATTTCAGAAATGCTacgaaatgaaacaatacaaaaatggACTGAAACTGGCGAAGCAGATACTCTCCAACCCGAAGTTCACCGAGC comes from the Anopheles coluzzii chromosome 2, AcolN3, whole genome shotgun sequence genome and includes:
- the LOC120951775 gene encoding peroxisomal membrane protein PEX16, whose protein sequence is MSSPLAEVQNLYERYVKWVSGNPSALADVELTVKWLSYFVAGKINNSSAVSELVYSLSNLLVFFNDRIIEKASKKTPDDTQPLERHLNVLLTTLEYCEVFIELSAHKVWGTSGRWFFIVVIQTIKCIGRLILTLFCQNTKIIRNPPIPALNRKTIQTDNHHHDHPQSDNASFRDNLADGSSAIVLKRSGRVMRKVNCSPSLTSRSWKPPATGSSSHQPAVYGGKFLVSAEMLYIAKPLIHLASMRKFGTRSWTSYLIALALDSASLRMYYKNREVLSKDQRVELSRRCVSMLLYLMRSPFYDRYTHDKIACLLNGIGNNVPLTGSIARLILSYIPHWQETYFYMWST